The Elaeis guineensis isolate ETL-2024a chromosome 5, EG11, whole genome shotgun sequence DNA segment CAATCGAGGTGGCCATGGTGGAGGGTGGCATGTtgggttggagttgaggatgcaGGCACCATTCATCTTGAGGGCAAAATCTTTCTTGTGGTGGTAGATCCATCATTGCTGCTTGATTAAGAATGGATTTAGCATCCAGACGATGATGATTCCTCCATGGATTTTGAATTCTCCCCATCATTGCCTTAGTTTCAATCAAGACTTATGGTTAGGGTTCTTAGAATCAGAGTAGGGGAGATGGGGGGAGGACAAGGGCATTTTCAAGAAGGTGAGGGCACAGCAGCATGTTTtggtctctttgatttttttttcttctcttttgtagCTTCTCATGGTGAGCTACTATAGGCCCCATCTACAGCTAAGTTGGTAGACTAGGCCTGGGTATAATTTCTTCATGCACATGATCTCTCTAACCTTAtaatcaccatcatcatcatcgatTTGTTGTGGAAgtctttattttttcaaaaatatcgaAGGTCCTTATAGCAGGCTCCTATGGGCTTGATCTATAGTTGAGCTAGTAGACCATATCaaggaaataattttttatatacatgGGACaagaattttggagaaagtaTACCCTACATTGGTGAATTAACTCAATGGTATAACTAAGCTGACACACCGGACCAAATTTCAATATGTTGGCAAGGAAAAAATAAATCATCGATAGAATGAGAGAAAGGAACCAATTGCAATTTTCACCtttccttctcctctctctctcgcccccctcccctcccctcctccaATCTGATGGAAAGAGTACCACTATGGCTGTGGCTATCAGTGGCTTGGCCTAGATGAGCTCGGACATGCACATAGGGGAGCTTCTCTTTGGCAGCGTTCTCCTTAGCGCAACGGCACCATTTATGCTCCCCTCCATGCTTTTGATCTTCTTCGTGGGTCCTTTCACTTACAAAATTCTAGAAATAAAAACATTTCACCCTCGAATCTCAATTACTCGAAATGAAAATCGTTGAACTCTTTGTTACCTTATTATCCTCCTCCGCCTCTTTCCTCTTCACCGATCATTGTGGCCACTCACCAGAGATTGGGTAGATCGATTGGGAGTTGGAGTCCATATACTCTATCTTGggaaaaaatattcattgcaataGTGATACCACGTCATATATATCACAAACCAATAAGAATCCCTATATTTCATTGATTCTAGTGTATTTTATTGATTCCCATGAATGATATCCACACTAACCCCTTATATTTCACTGATTCACAACTTCTAATTTACTTGTTGCAAATATGGCATGGTATCACcattgcaatgaatattttctcCTACTTTGGGATGAAGGCTATTTGTGATGAGTAGTCAGCAGAGTATGATGGGACGAAGACCACCTTCGGTCGGTCCTTGACATCGAAGATAGAGCCTTATTGTCCACTCTATGCGGACGATGTTGGAAAGACTATTTACCTTTGCTTTTGAAACTTAGGTATTGCATAAAGTGAAGGTTGTGGAGCATCTGAAAGAAAGGATCAAGGCTTTGGGGTTCTATAATCAGAATCACTACATCTTTCCATCGAAGGCCACAATGGTAATGGTGACCATCGAAGAATCCTCCTCCCCCAACAATCGTAAGCTAAACTATTATCACAGTCGGCATCATCATCGCCACCATGGTGTGCTATAATGCCTCCACATCCTCAATTTGTTAGTCGAAGAGTAGCATCGACCTAAATGTCAAGTTGGAAAGCTCATTTGGGTGGCTCAAGATCTTTCGGCAGTTGGATATCcattcacccaaaaaaaaaattgattccctctttttattttattttatttaaatttcgaTCAATGATTGGAGGTGAGAGGGAGGGTGAAAACCGTATGATTCATTCCTTAGCCATCTTTCCATTAGCGATTTAGTTCTTATGGAAATTTAGTAGTACCGATCCAAAAATGATACGTTGGGTCTGAAGCAACCAATAActtttttatgcagtaaaaaataATTGACACGTGTATGGCTGAGCTGGTAAAACCGGGCTTAGGGCATTATTTCCTAGGATTTTGTTATTTTCCCTTTCCATTATCACACGGACTGGAGGATGCCGGTGGTCACACTCACTCGTCATCCTGTTGCGCTACAGCTGTCAATTTCGGTCATTTGAAAATTAATTGCACCCACAATAATTTCCCGCCTGCGGGGACACGTCACTCATCCTCTCCCGTCCGTCGTGATGCGGGGCCCACTCCTTCCTTGGATCGGTCCCGTCGCGGGTCCTTTCCGGAGCGCTATGCAAAGATATatatattactattattattattatcagcaACGACATACCATGCAGATGGGCCCCGGAGCCaccttctttcttcttccacTCTATTCTATTCTATATTAAAAGTAATTTATCGGCAGTGCAGTACTACAGTGAGGGATCATACAACGACAACCCCACCCCACCACTAACCTTTCTCTCTCTGAGGACCCCATCCCAATGTCAGTGGAAAGAAGGGAAAGAGCCACTAAATTTAGGgctgatgtatatttttttttcaattattatttTCCAAGAAGAGGACCTGCTGCCGCACTCGATTGGATTCAGCGTCCGCTCCCCTCCTCCGAGAAGGGCTGTTTGCGCCGGCTCTTGATTTGGTGCAGCCCCCTTGTCGATATAGTTAGCAGCCCTGGTCTCTCTTCCCCCCGTTAATGGCTCTTTCTTCGTAGCTGCTGCGCGATCTTGTCTTGATTCTGGGATCTACCGCCGGTGGAGCGAGCCGTCGTCGTCTCGGAGAGATGGAGCGGCAGAGCTTGAATCGGGTGATGAGCTTGGGGATATCGGACTTGGCGCTGGAGTGCGTGATGGGGTACATCGACGACCCCCGCGACCGGGAGGCTGTCTCCCTGGTGTGCAGGAAGTGGTACCGCATCGACGCCATCACCCGGAAGCACATCACCATCGCCATATGCTACTCCGCCAGCCCCGACCGGCTCCGGCGGCGCTTCCCCCGCCTCGAGTCCCTCAAGCTCAAGGGCAAGCCCCGGGCGGCCATGTTCAACCTCATACCCGAGGACTGGGGCGGCTACGCCGGCCCCTGGGTCTGCGAGATCGCCGACGCCTTCAACTGCCTCAAGGCCGTCCACTTCCGCCGGATGATCGTCCAAGACGCCGATATCGGTGTCCTCGTCAAGGCTAGGGGCCACATGCTCCAGGCGCTCAAGCTCGACAAGTGCTCGGGGTTCTCCACCGATGGCCTCTTGCTTGTGGCCCGCTCTTGCAGGTCCTCCTCCATCCACCTGATCAGTTTCTACCTCAGAGTTGTCGTTCTCTTTTCCCCGCAAgcgttctcctctctctctctctctctctctctcacacacacacacaccccccAATACTAATATATGTGTTTCGCTTGAGTCGATCGGATATTGTTTTATACCTATCACCGTTTTGTCTAGTGCTGGTATCTTGATTTTACTCATCGCTTGCCTCCGTATGTTCTCTACTGAATTATGTACATGATGCTCGAGCATGTCTATAGTCTCTTTTTATTTCCACTTGTGTTTTTGCTTCCTGCTGCCAAAATATTTTCTCAACTTTGTGACGGAAGGCTGAATGTGTACTCGCCTGATTTTTATAGGATTCTGCCAGTTCGAATTGGGGATCATAAGATTGGGTTTACGAGATCTTAGATTGATACTTTTCTATTAAGGTTTTGTTCTTGAGGTCACCAGGGGTTCCGGAGCTTATTATTGTAGTTCATAATTCTGGGCTAATAATGTTCGGTGTTCTTTTCTGGCCCCTTTCGATAAATTAATCTATATCTTCATAGTCTATTATAATCTTATTTATTCTCCGAATTTACGgcattttgcttttgtctgaaATAAATATCACTTTCTAACGAGAAAATCTATTATCGGAAAAGCAGCCTACGAATATAACTGGTAAATCTCACTTAATTGTGTTTGATCTCTAAGCTGGTATTTTCTAGCAAGGTTTTATATTCTGGTGGGATGGAAGGCGTCCCTGCCATCCTGTTCTTGTGAGAAAACGGACCAGGAAAGGCTCGAGACTTCGAAGCCCATCCAtgcagggagagaagaagaaagaggaaagaagaaaaggaaggaaaagatgaagaaaagaaaaaaaaaatgaaaggaaagaagaaaaaaaaagaaaaaaaaggaaaggagaaaaaaaggaagaaaaaagaaaataaagaaaggaaggtagaggaaaaaaaagaaaagaaggaagaaagaaaaaagaaaagaaagaaagaaaagaaggaaagaaggaaagaagaagaagaggaaaaagatgGAGGATATCGACTGGAGGCATGATCCGAACTGCTGTCTGGACAGAATGGGACATCGGGGTGACCTGTTCCATGGAGAAATTAGGACATCTTTGTTCCACAAAATTTAAAATCTTGTTTTCTAGTATTCTGAAGAATTATGATAATTTCTATATTacctttttattatttaatatacttGTCAACATGTACCAAACATGTTTTTGGACACCTAAAATCATGATAATTGATgtgtttttgacattgattcagATGCTTGTATTTCACATGCTTAGTGCTGTACTCCAATCCTAGGATTGTTATTAATTTTGCCGGGTGTGAGAATGGTGTCATATTTCTTTGCCTGTTATATTTGTTTCCAGAGCATATTCAAGCAGGTTAGATAAATATCTTCATTTTTGAATTCCACAATGTCTTTATCAGCAAATTTCTTCTTCTGTTGTAATGGATGCagcttttttatttttagttttattttatttgttgGTAGCCATGACAGGACAGTCACAAGTTTATGCATCGTGAAGGGAAATCCTTGTTACGTGTATGAGTCATTCATGATTACAGATTATGTTCAGAGTTAGTAGACTACCTTAGCCTAGGTAGTCATGATTACAGATACCTATAGTCAAACAGTTTTTATGTGCTTCAAGTTGAAGAGTAGTttcttcagagagagagagagagagagagaacaattAAGAGTTGTAAGGTAACATCGTGTGAGAGTTTGAGATATTCACAAAATGTTTGCTGCTTTGCTATTGAGCTCACCATGGACTATAGAGCAGAGCTGAAGCTGAAGTGGCATAGTTTATATTTCTGGGCCAGTGTTGCTGCCTTCGGTCTTTGTTGCTAATCTATATTCTTCTGTCCTTTGCAGGATATTAATTGATGTGCTTTtgacctttcttttttttttttctgtgagaACGGAATTTATAGCATTTgtttaatatgaatatgataccatATGGATGGTGAAGGCAGCCTATAGAGATGTCTAATCTGTTTTATAATAATTTCTGATATCTAAATTTAAAACTTATGTTGTTCTAAAGACCGACTGGTTTTGGTAGTTTGATCCGGAGTCCTGACTGATCTGAGCCGAGGGGGATACTGGTGATGGATTGTGGCTAATTAACATTTTCTTGGCCATGTAGCTTGTAGTAGAGGCTGGAGCTGTCCAGATTCTCTAGATATATCATAAATCAATAGTAGTGCTATGGTGGCTTTTGATGCTGTTCGTGTTGTACGTAGCTTTGTTATCCAATTTCTCTCGTTGTGTATTATGGAATTTTTAATGCGCTGCTGGAGACAACTTCATGATGGGATAACAATCAATGTGCCAAATTGATGAAGGAACTGGTTATTTGATCCAAATTGCTAAGAGTTATAGAGCTAGTAAATCTGAAAATGACCAAGTTGACTCTGCTTAGGTTGTAGGCATGCCAACCTAACTCCCTATTTTTCTACCTCGAAGCTACCATGTAAAGGATGTCCTCTTTTATTCCCAATAGTTTTAAATTTCATATCATCATTTAGTTTCAGAAGATCTCCAGTCACATCTTAGTTTTTCCGAATGCTTTTGCATGCCTTGTGGACATCTTTCTTATATTCATAACTTGCACAGGATCTCTTCATGTTTCTCCAAGGAAAATGAAAATACTTGCATGAAGCTATTGAAAAACTCTTGAGGAGCTTTGACTTATGGCATATTGAGGTTATTTTAGATAATAACATCTTGTTCTGTTAAATCAATGGCAATTTACAGTTTACAGGCTGTCACAATgctgaagattttgaaaaatgtTATTAGCCTTGTCCCTTTTGGGGAGATTAATGTTTTCTCTTGTGTTTGCCTATTTCTTGGCATCCTGTGCTGATCCAAGAGATGCTAGTTGATGCATCCAGCTGCAGGGGGTGGGAGCGGGGGTTGGTTTGGTGATGGAGGATATGACATATGAAATGTGGCCTTGAATCATGATAAATAATATAGGATGTCATTGGTATAGATTTTTTTCCCCTGCAGGTTTATACAGGCGTGAGTTACTGTTGTTCCCTCTCTAACTGTGTGCTCGTACTAATTTCACTCGGTGCGAGGCATGTTGCTTGGCCTGTTAAAATAGTTATTTCCTGGAGCATTCTAACAGCATATTTAACAAAGGGCTCCATTCTTAGAAATCTGCAAGATTTTTCTGTACCATTTATAGCAAATTATTGACTCTTCTTTAATTCAGTAGCTCTGTCATGCATaaacaacattttttttttttggcccagtCATGATTTTTCAGTTAGATGCGTAATGCAAAAGGCATTTAAGCCTTTAACATGCAGTGTCAGGAAAAAACTGTGGTGGGATGGTGAGTTGCATATTTCATACTTGGTCAGATGGAACATATTTCAGTTAAGGCCTGATAGGTTATGCTATTTGCAACATTAACAAGAATAGACATGAAAAAGAGGGCCTTATCAGGATTATCTTTCAAATTTCATCCTAAATTGACAAATCTTTTTTGGGTAGttacaaaataaaattattttttttcagatcttATATATCTTGGAAAGTATTGTCCAATTGCAAAAACAGCATCAAATGCCTGTCACTTATCATTAACAGAAAGACAATAAAGAAGATATAATAATTGATTCTCGAACTTTAACACAGTGGCTTCCCCAAACCCTTTAACCACAACTGGAAttatcttcctcctcctccatctAGAACCTCCCTTTAGCTTTCAGCTCATTCGGAGACTGGTGTTTAAGGATCCTTAAACACATTGCCCGAAAGCAAAGGAGGACCAACTAGGGTGTTATGCTAAGAAAGAATGCCAAAGGAAACCTGATAGGGAGTCTGAGAAAGGATTTCTAAAACTTATTAGCATTGAAACAGGTGGCAATAAAAAGAAAAGGACTTAAAAAGCCACACAAATAGATTTCAAGTTTTATTGGTTTTAATTATGTTTACATAAACAGTTTATTGACTGGTTAGTAAAAGCAGCACAAAACTAATGAACATCCCAAACCATGATTTTCATCGGTAACTGTGATTTTTCACTTacctttttgaatatattttggatGTTAGCCATTGTAAAACCATGATTTTCATTAGTATCTGAGATTCACGAAGGATATCTTTGGGAATGTATCCTTAATTAACATGCAGGTGATCTGATCATTGCATGGTGCTTTTGCTTGTTAATCTGTGTTGTGTAAAGTGCTTTGTGGTATTATGTCTCTGGAAGATGTTTGATGATTGTCCAATGCTTGTTCTGCCATTATTAATACCCTaactgacttatgtttcatgatATCTATCTGCAGATGCCTTAGAACTTTATTTTTGGAAGAAAGCTCTGTTACCGAGAATGATGGTGAATGGCTTCATGAGCTTGCTGTCAATAATTCTGTTCTTGAGACTTTGAATTTCTATATGACAGAACTTAGAATCTCGCCACAAGAACTCGAGCTACTAGCCAGGAACTGCCGGTCTTTGATTTCCTTGAAGATCAGTGAGTGTGATGTTTCTGATCTAGTTGGCTTTTTCCGCACAGCAACAGCACTTGAAGAGTTCGGTGGGGGCTCATTTAATGATCAAGCAGGAGAAATCAACAGGTATGAGAGGGTTTGCTTTCCTCCCAGGCTATGCTGCTTGGGTCTCAGTTATATGGGGATGAATGAAATGCACATAATATTTCCATTTGCTGCTTCATTAAAGAAGCTAGACCTGCAGTATACTTTCCTCAGCACTGAAGATCATTGTCAGCTGATTCAACGGTGCCCCAATCTAGAAATTCTTGAGGTAACATATGTACCAACTTTCTTTGTCATTTCATTCCACCAATTTTAGGTCTTCTTTCAGTTAGACTGCATGTCACTTGATTGTTCTTCTAATTTGCTGAATAGGTGAGAAATGTTATTGGAGACCGAGGATTAGAAGTTGTTGCTCAGACATGTAAGAAACTTCGAAGGCTCAGAATAGAGCGAGGGGATGATGAACAAGGCCCAGAGGATGAACAGGGTAGAGTTTCACAGATAGGGCTGTCGAGTCTAGCTCGGGGCTGTCCTGAACTGGAATATATCGCAGTATATGTATCTGATATCACTAATGCAGCTCTGGAATCTGTTGGCACTTTCAGCAAAAACCTCTGTGATTTTCGTCTCGTCttgcttgatagagaagagaTGATAACAGAGTTACCCCTCGACAATGGGGTTCATGCTTTGTTGAGAGGTTGCACCAAGCTTAGAAGGTTTGCTTTTTATCTGAGACCTGGAGGTCTTTCAGATGTGGGACTTGGTTATATTGGTGAGAACAGTAATAATATCCGGTGGATGCTTCTGGGTAATGTTGGTGAATCTGATCTTGGACTTCTGCAATTGGCAAGAGGTTGCCCAAGCCTACAGAAGCTAGAGTTGAGGAGCTGTTGCTTTAGTGAGCGTGCTTTGGCCCTTGCAGTAATGCAACTTCCTTCATTGAGATACTTATGGGTGCAGGGATACAAGGCATCACCAACTGGCAAGGACCTTTTGGCCATGGCCCGCCCCTTCTGGAACATAGAATTCATCCCTCCTAGACAAGATATTGGTGATCATGAATTTGAAGATAGACGGGGTGGTGTAGAGAGTCAGGCTCAGATACTTGCATACTACTCCCTTGCTGGAAGGAGGACAGATTGCCCAGAAACTGTGATTCCTTTGTATCCACCAGCATGAGTGTACAGATGTAGGCCTTTGcactcttttgttttgttttgtgtttttttttccttttttgtcttGTTCTTTTTTCTATTTCCTTTTCGCTGCACTACTTTTTCTAATGTaggtgccaaaatatctgggtgATGACCATGTCTATATATCTTGTTTGCATCATTTCAAAAATATGAGCAGTGAGTTCTGTATAATCTGTCAACCACTCTGTAATCAAAGCACTTTATTGACAGCCACAGTGCTGGCTTGGGCATATGCTCTGAACTTTTTATGTAAAGTGTTAATTTTGTTGTTGTAGCTTCTGGGATTTATGTGTAGAACATTTGATCACTGGCTAGAGTAGAACATATTTAATCTTATCTGGTGCAACTTCTGTTGCTAAGTAGCCTTTCCAGGAATCTTTAAATTGCAGGGAGATTCGTTTAGCAAACTTGCATATTTACCTTTATATATTCCATCTCCTGTGTCTGTTATTATGGGTTTCTTTGTTTTGGTTTGGAATCAGATACGAGTAGGATTCAAGAATTGCATGGGACCGTTCCCACGGCATCGATCTGGCACCTTGAGGCCAAACTGGTTTTTGTTCCAAGCATTATGATTTGAAGATCCTAGGAAGTTCAGAACAAAACCACCTGTTCTATTCTCAACAGACCGTTTGTTGATTTC contains these protein-coding regions:
- the LOC105035319 gene encoding coronatine-insensitive protein homolog 1a isoform X2, yielding MERQSLNRVMSLGISDLALECVMGYIDDPRDREAVSLVCRKWYRIDAITRKHITIAICYSASPDRLRRRFPRLESLKLKGKPRAAMFNLIPEDWGGYAGPWVCEIADAFNCLKAVHFRRMIVQDADIGVLVKARGHMLQALKLDKCSGFSTDGLLLVARSCRCLRTLFLEESSVTENDGEWLHELAVNNSVLETLNFYMTELRISPQELELLARNCRSLISLKISECDVSDLVGFFRTATALEEFGGGSFNDQAGEINRYERVCFPPRLCCLGLSYMGMNEMHIIFPFAASLKKLDLQYTFLSTEDHCQLIQRCPNLEILEVRNVIGDRGLEVVAQTCKKLRRLRIERGDDEQGPEDEQGRVSQIGLSSLARGCPELEYIAVYVSDITNAALESVGTFSKNLCDFRLVLLDREEMITELPLDNGVHALLRGCTKLRRFAFYLRPGGLSDVGLGYIGENSNNIRWMLLGNVGESDLGLLQLARGCPSLQKLELRSCCFSERALALAVMQLPSLRYLWVQGYKASPTGKDLLAMARPFWNIEFIPPRQDIGDHEFEDRRGGVESQAQILAYYSLAGRRTDCPETVIPLYPPA
- the LOC105035319 gene encoding coronatine-insensitive protein homolog 1a isoform X1, giving the protein MSVERRERATKFRADVYFFFNYYFPRRGPAAALDWIQRPLPSSEKGCLRRLLIWCSPLVDILLRDLVLILGSTAGGASRRRLGEMERQSLNRVMSLGISDLALECVMGYIDDPRDREAVSLVCRKWYRIDAITRKHITIAICYSASPDRLRRRFPRLESLKLKGKPRAAMFNLIPEDWGGYAGPWVCEIADAFNCLKAVHFRRMIVQDADIGVLVKARGHMLQALKLDKCSGFSTDGLLLVARSCRCLRTLFLEESSVTENDGEWLHELAVNNSVLETLNFYMTELRISPQELELLARNCRSLISLKISECDVSDLVGFFRTATALEEFGGGSFNDQAGEINRYERVCFPPRLCCLGLSYMGMNEMHIIFPFAASLKKLDLQYTFLSTEDHCQLIQRCPNLEILEVRNVIGDRGLEVVAQTCKKLRRLRIERGDDEQGPEDEQGRVSQIGLSSLARGCPELEYIAVYVSDITNAALESVGTFSKNLCDFRLVLLDREEMITELPLDNGVHALLRGCTKLRRFAFYLRPGGLSDVGLGYIGENSNNIRWMLLGNVGESDLGLLQLARGCPSLQKLELRSCCFSERALALAVMQLPSLRYLWVQGYKASPTGKDLLAMARPFWNIEFIPPRQDIGDHEFEDRRGGVESQAQILAYYSLAGRRTDCPETVIPLYPPA